The following is a genomic window from Lactococcus carnosus.
CTAAAGCTGGTTTAGGAACCACAGCACAACAATTACAATCTGAAAATATAATAACAAATGAAACTACTCTAATCCATCAATCCGTAACCGGCCTATACGAGACAAGAGTAAAACTAAAATAATTTTTAAAAATAGAAAGAAGATTTATGGGATGGCGAGTAATTATTGTTAACACCCACAGCAAATTAGCGTATCAAAATAACCATCTGGTATTTAAATCATCGACTAAGAGCGAGATGATTCATCTATCAGAGATTGATTTGCTAATCTGTGAAACGACGGATATTTCGATTACGACGATGTTATTAAAAAAATTAGCTGATGAAAATATCTTAACTATTTTTTGTGATGAAAAGCGATTGCCAAGTAGTCAAATGTTGCCCTTTTACGGCCGACATGATTCAAGCCTTCAGTTAGCACGACAAATTGCCTGGCAAGAAGATAAAAAATCTGATATTTGGACTGATATTATCGCCCAGAAAATCATCAATCAAGCAAACCATCTGTCACATTTAACTTTTGATGATTCTGCGATTGCTATCCATCTGCTACTTGATTCACTCGAACCATTTGACCCCTCAAATCGGGAAGGACATGCTGCCCGTACCTATTTTAATAAA
Proteins encoded in this region:
- the cas1 gene encoding type II CRISPR-associated endonuclease Cas1 encodes the protein MGWRVIIVNTHSKLAYQNNHLVFKSSTKSEMIHLSEIDLLICETTDISITTMLLKKLADENILTIFCDEKRLPSSQMLPFYGRHDSSLQLARQIAWQEDKKSDIWTDIIAQKIINQANHLSHLTFDDSAIAIHLLLDSLEPFDPSNREGHAARTYFNKLFGNDFTRDDNSDINAGLDYGYTLLMSVFAREIVKMGCMTQLGLKHTNQFNDFNLASDIMEPFRILVDQIVYTHRHQKFGEIKRELFELFATKYVYGNQEMFLTNIASDYTKRVISAMNGETHNIPVFRI